One stretch of Priestia megaterium DNA includes these proteins:
- the scpB gene encoding SMC-Scp complex subunit ScpB — MTTNNLQAIIESLLFVSGDEGLSISRLAEIIEKPHEDIQGALESLEQECKFRGVTLIEIGGAYQLVTKKEYAPYIEKLVEAPANQSLSQAALETLAIVAYKQPITRAEIEEIRGVKTERPLQTLIGKVLLKEVGRAEGAGRAILYGTTKEFLGYFGLKSIEELPPLPEDLLQEGTDQEADLFFQSFQEMK, encoded by the coding sequence ATGACAACGAATAATCTACAGGCTATTATTGAGAGCTTACTTTTTGTTTCTGGTGATGAAGGTCTATCCATTAGCCGGTTAGCTGAGATTATAGAAAAGCCTCATGAAGACATTCAAGGTGCTTTGGAGAGCTTAGAGCAAGAGTGTAAGTTCAGAGGAGTTACACTTATTGAAATAGGAGGGGCCTATCAGCTTGTCACAAAAAAAGAGTATGCACCATATATTGAGAAGCTCGTAGAAGCTCCCGCTAATCAATCATTATCACAAGCAGCGCTTGAAACGTTAGCTATTGTAGCGTATAAGCAGCCAATTACAAGAGCTGAAATCGAAGAGATTCGCGGAGTGAAAACGGAAAGACCTCTTCAAACTTTAATTGGAAAGGTTTTATTAAAAGAAGTGGGACGAGCGGAAGGCGCAGGTCGGGCCATCTTATACGGAACGACAAAAGAATTTTTAGGCTATTTTGGCCTTAAAAGTATCGAAGAGCTGCCGCCGCTTCCAGAAGATTTATTACAAGAAGGAACCGATCAAGAAGCAGATTTGTTTTTTCAATCGTTTCAAGAAATGAAGTGA
- a CDS encoding pseudouridine synthase, with protein sequence MERLQKVIAHAGVASRRKAEELIGQGRVKVNGKVVRELGTKVGPNDKIEVDEVPVESEAPVYFMLYKPRGVISAANDDKGRKTVVDFFPHVEERIYPIGRLDYDTSGLLLLTNDGEFANQLMHPKFEVDKVYVAKIKGIPSREKIRQLQRGVMLEDGKTAPARAKVLSIDKSKQTAIVELTIHEGKNRQVRRMFDAIGHSVLKLKRERYGPLDLRGLNAGEARELTAHEVKQLYSMSQTGK encoded by the coding sequence ATGGAACGATTACAAAAAGTGATTGCTCACGCAGGTGTAGCATCAAGACGTAAAGCTGAAGAATTAATCGGCCAAGGCCGAGTGAAAGTAAATGGAAAAGTTGTAAGAGAATTGGGCACGAAAGTAGGTCCTAACGATAAAATTGAAGTAGACGAAGTGCCGGTAGAAAGCGAAGCGCCCGTTTACTTTATGTTATACAAACCAAGAGGCGTAATTTCAGCTGCTAACGACGACAAGGGAAGAAAAACAGTCGTTGACTTCTTTCCACATGTAGAAGAAAGAATTTATCCCATTGGACGTCTGGACTATGATACGTCGGGTTTACTTCTTTTAACAAACGATGGTGAATTTGCTAATCAGCTAATGCACCCTAAATTTGAAGTGGACAAAGTGTATGTGGCTAAAATTAAAGGAATTCCAAGTCGTGAAAAAATCAGACAGCTGCAGCGCGGTGTGATGCTTGAGGACGGAAAAACAGCACCAGCTCGTGCAAAAGTTCTTTCTATTGATAAAAGCAAGCAGACGGCGATTGTGGAATTGACGATTCACGAAGGGAAAAATCGTCAAGTACGTCGCATGTTCGATGCAATTGGACATTCTGTATTAAAATTAAAACGTGAGCGCTACGGACCTTTAGATTTACGCGGATTAAATGCAGGAGAAGCTCGTGAGCTTACAGCGCATGAAGTCAAACAATTATATTCAATGTCTCAAACAGGTAAGTAA
- a CDS encoding nucleoside recognition domain-containing protein — protein sequence MVNIIWMLLTIIGIVFAIINGKIGDVNKAIFQGAGEAVTISIGLISVLVFWLGMMNIAQSAGLLDKLAKLFRPIITRLFPDVPKDHPALGYILSNMMANMFGLGNAATPLGIKAMEQLKKLNGDRDEASRSMITLLALNTTSLTLIPTTVIAIRITYNSANPTEIVGTTLLATVVATIGAIIIDRFFYYRRTRKGGKRK from the coding sequence ATGGTTAATATTATTTGGATGCTGCTGACCATTATCGGAATTGTTTTTGCGATTATAAATGGGAAAATTGGTGATGTAAACAAAGCAATTTTTCAAGGAGCAGGCGAAGCAGTGACCATCAGCATTGGGTTAATCAGCGTGCTGGTCTTTTGGTTAGGAATGATGAATATTGCTCAAAGTGCAGGGCTTCTCGACAAGTTAGCGAAACTGTTTCGACCCATTATTACAAGACTTTTCCCTGATGTTCCAAAAGATCATCCGGCCTTAGGGTACATATTGTCCAATATGATGGCGAATATGTTTGGGCTCGGGAATGCGGCAACTCCTCTTGGCATTAAAGCGATGGAGCAGCTTAAAAAGCTAAACGGCGATAGAGACGAAGCAAGCCGTTCTATGATCACACTTTTAGCACTTAACACAACCAGTTTAACGCTTATACCAACCACAGTTATTGCAATTCGAATTACGTATAACTCGGCTAATCCTACTGAAATTGTGGGTACAACACTTTTAGCGACTGTTGTAGCTACGATAGGAGCTATCATCATTGATCGCTTTTTTTATTATCGACGCACACGAAAAGGAGGAAAACGAAAATGA
- a CDS encoding D-alanyl-D-alanine carboxypeptidase family protein — MKRSKKSIIYLFIVLLCLSGWPSTSSAAGSVSAHSAILMEQKSGRVLYAKNADQVSRIASITKIMTAILAIESGKINKTVTVSHNAVGVEGSSVYLVEGEKIKLKDLVYGLMLRSGNDAAVAIAEAVGGSEDGFVYLMNKKAEEIGMTNTTFQNPHGLDDHENHRSTAHDMALLMRYAMNNKIFKEISGTKVYRMKHPEEKWDRVWKNKNKLLTTLYAYCTGGKTGYTKLAKRTLVTTATKDGMDLIAVTINAPDDWNDHISMYENAFDKYDMTSLAAKGELADIKDSFYKDQLYIKRNVVYPLTKKEQSSVEVKTTLIQPKKQWKETGEVPNVVGKLDIYRSGETIDSVPIYFEKQSEQQKGFFDRVKRLMFIQSGAKTNG, encoded by the coding sequence ATGAAAAGAAGCAAAAAAAGTATCATCTATCTATTTATTGTATTGCTATGTCTCAGCGGTTGGCCTTCCACATCATCTGCAGCGGGGAGCGTAAGTGCTCATAGTGCTATTTTGATGGAACAGAAATCAGGGAGAGTGTTATATGCTAAAAATGCAGATCAAGTTAGCCGAATTGCTAGCATTACAAAAATTATGACAGCAATACTGGCGATTGAATCTGGCAAAATAAATAAAACAGTTACCGTTAGCCACAACGCAGTTGGTGTTGAAGGTTCTTCTGTGTATTTAGTTGAAGGTGAAAAAATAAAATTAAAAGATTTAGTATATGGCTTGATGCTTCGTTCGGGTAATGATGCTGCTGTAGCTATCGCAGAAGCCGTTGGAGGAAGCGAAGATGGATTTGTTTATTTGATGAATAAAAAAGCAGAAGAAATTGGCATGACAAATACAACATTTCAAAATCCGCATGGATTAGACGATCATGAAAATCATCGCTCAACAGCGCACGATATGGCTCTGCTAATGCGCTATGCAATGAATAATAAAATTTTCAAAGAGATTTCAGGAACAAAAGTCTATCGAATGAAGCATCCTGAAGAGAAATGGGATCGAGTGTGGAAAAACAAAAATAAACTGCTGACAACACTATATGCATACTGTACTGGCGGAAAAACAGGATATACAAAATTAGCAAAACGAACGCTTGTGACAACTGCTACAAAAGATGGAATGGATTTAATCGCCGTAACGATTAATGCCCCAGATGATTGGAACGATCACATTTCCATGTATGAAAATGCATTTGATAAATATGATATGACCAGTTTAGCTGCAAAAGGCGAATTGGCAGATATAAAGGATTCTTTTTATAAAGATCAGTTGTATATTAAACGAAATGTCGTCTATCCGCTCACAAAGAAAGAACAAAGCTCTGTAGAAGTGAAAACAACGTTAATTCAGCCTAAAAAGCAGTGGAAAGAAACAGGGGAAGTTCCAAATGTGGTAGGAAAGCTCGATATTTATAGAAGTGGAGAGACGATTGACAGTGTTCCAATTTATTTCGAAAAGCAGTCCGAGCAGCAAAAAGGTTTCTTTGATAGAGTAAAGCGATTAATGTTTATTCAGTCTGGAGCCAAAACAAATGGTTAA
- a CDS encoding spore maturation protein codes for MTMLNQVSLMFIPLIVGCILLYGTYKKIPTYEKFVEGGKDGLQIAFSIIPYLVGMLVSISIFRASGALDFFLSVLKPMLQAVGVPAEIVPLALIKPISGTAALGITTDLISTYGPDSFIGRLASTMQGSTDTTFYILTVYFGAVGIKKMGDALKVGLLADLVGIIASVVIVILVFGR; via the coding sequence ATGACTATGCTTAATCAAGTATCATTGATGTTTATTCCTCTTATCGTAGGATGTATTTTACTTTATGGAACCTATAAAAAAATTCCTACGTATGAAAAGTTTGTAGAGGGAGGGAAAGACGGATTACAAATTGCTTTTTCCATCATTCCTTACTTAGTCGGCATGTTAGTGAGCATCTCTATTTTTCGAGCTTCAGGAGCCCTTGATTTTTTCTTATCTGTTTTAAAACCTATGCTTCAAGCAGTTGGCGTTCCGGCTGAAATTGTACCTTTAGCTCTTATCAAACCGATATCTGGAACGGCTGCTCTTGGTATCACGACGGATCTAATTTCTACATACGGACCTGATTCTTTTATCGGTCGTTTGGCATCGACCATGCAGGGAAGTACGGATACCACATTTTATATTTTAACGGTTTATTTTGGAGCGGTTGGCATTAAAAAAATGGGAGATGCGCTGAAGGTTGGTTTACTGGCAGATTTGGTAGGAATTATTGCCTCAGTTGTCATTGTAATCCTTGTGTTTGGCCGGTAA